The Porites lutea chromosome 4, jaPorLute2.1, whole genome shotgun sequence genome contains a region encoding:
- the LOC140933003 gene encoding uncharacterized protein, with the protein MSQFSCSFAVHCTSECDVSTRYPDRTQFFPLNSCVSDVRAHLRELQTTQSCVASERELILARVGLFDEEGKDMVICPKHRVLLGAKYCPSRKCQHPLHGRRKGKVSRGVNLKMSKEIKETWDVLVPVGSGVCRQCRGDHLRTLGSTDADSEVQDPGLASTSHPEPQIHEPSCSTESAEEIVEPPQLLPPATEESEQLSATPVLHVRFQEDLISEHSDRDSDPSDRHSDALSRTSSGSQESLGAAETSAEWQPTPQIQHRLYYLNNFLRMATEGRVSPVRSQCQCDVLTMSSRTQRYYRKKAEQAIEGVLESIAPGNASWLYHQVMQRRIRLQAAEGIVEDTLAARLVILYEEAANWYTRQQILSLFVNDYSKSELLALIPGLSKWRIDEARKHAFQTKPGQPIDPPRITRCLHQFFKMWHMAPELLNWRVERA; encoded by the exons ATGTCGCAGTTTTCGTGCTCTTTTGCCGTGCACTGTACCAGTGAGTGTGACGTATCAACTAGATACCCCGATCGTACacagttttttcctttgaattctTGCGTCAGTGATGTAAGGGCGCACTTGAGAGAATTGCAAACAACACAATCATGTGTAGCCTCTGAGAGAGAGCTGATACTTGCTCGTGTCGGTTTGTTTGACGAGGAGGGTAAGGATATGGTTATTTGCCCAAAGCATCGCGTTTTACTTGGAGCAAAGTATTGTCCTTCAAGAAAATGCCAGCATCCGCTTCATGGTCGCCGTAAGGGTAAAGTGTCCAGAGGGGTGAACTTGAAAATGTCGAAAGAGATAAAGGAAACGTGGGACGTTTTGGTTCCCGTAGGCTCAG GGGTTTGTAGACAATGCCGTGGTGACCATCTAAGAACTCTAGGTTCTACTGACGCGGATTCCGAAGTACAAGATCCCGGACTGGCGTCCACGTCTCACCCAGAGCCTCAGATTCACGAACCTTCATGTTCTACGGAGTCTGCAGAGGAAATAGTAGAGCCACCACAGTTACTACCGCCTGCTACAGAAGAATCAGAACAATTGTCTGCTACCCCTGTCCTTCACGTAAGATTCCAAGAAGATCTCATTAGTGAG CATAGCGATCGCGACTCAGACCCCAGCGATCGCCATTCAGACGCTTTGTCGCGGACGTCTTCTGGATCCCAGGAATCTCTTGGCGCAGCAGAGACGTCGGCAGAATGGCAGCCCACCCCTCAAATACAGCACCGCCTTTATTACCTTAATAATTTCCTCAGAATGGCTACTGAAGGCAGGGTCAGCCCGGTGAGGTCACAGTGCCAATGTGACGTTCTTACTATGTCATCCAGAACCCAGCGCTACTACCGGAAAAAAGCGGAGCAGGCTATCGAAGGCGTGCTTGAATCCATTGCCCCTGGCAACGCTTCCTGGCTCTACCACCAAGTCATGCAACGGCGGATTCGTTTACAAGCGGCCGAGGGTATAGTCGAAGACACGCTGGCTGCCAGACTGGTGATTCTGTATGAGGAAGCCGCCAATTGGTACACGAGACAACAGATCCTGTCGCTTTTCGTGAACGACTACTCGAAGAGCGAGCTATTGGCTTTGATTCCGGGTCTCTCAAAATGGAGAATCGACGAGGCAAGGAAGCACGCTTTCCAAACTAAGCCCGGGCAACCCATTGACCCACCAAGGATCACCAGATGCC TCCATCAGTTCTTCAAGATGTGGCATATGGCACCAGAACTCTTAAACTGGAGAGTGGAGAGAGCTTAG
- the LOC140933380 gene encoding polycomb group RING finger protein 3-like, with protein sequence MQAMQKRVKLPLVNLNQHITCKLCNGYLVDAATITECLHTFCKSCLVRHIELVNRCPTCNTVIHETQPLYNIRLDRTMQDIVYKLLPRIEREERCRERKFYKDRQIPYPAPRACQALSVPGPSNAVKKQTASLPKKISKPKVTKNYHRTDEQISLQLETFRDGSGGPAKIQPLQKKYMRLSTQVTIGLIQRFLAAKLHLESANMVGILFDKTEMGKDLTLKYISENLWTQEENSSGPLILHYRAVDVKT encoded by the exons ATGCAGGCGATGCAG AAACGTGTCAAGTTACCATTGGTAAACCTCAATCAACACATAACCTGCAAATTGTGCAATGGGTATCTTGTTGATGCAGCAACCATAACAGAATGTCTGCACACTT tttgtAAGAGCTGCCTTGTGAGACATATTGAACTTGTTAATCGATGTCCAACATGCAACACTGTTATTCATGAGACACAACCACTTTATAATATCag ACTTGACAGAACTATGCAAGATATTGTTTACAAGCTCCTTCCAAGGATTGAAAGGG AGGAAAGGTGCAGAGAACGCAAGTTCTATAAAGATAGGCAGATACCATATCCAGCCCCCAGAG CTTGTCAGGCTTTATCTGTACCAGGACCATCAAATGCCGTCAAGAAACAAACAGCATCATTAcccaaaaaaataagcaaaccaaaagtaacaaaaaactATCATAGAACAGATGAACAAATCTCTCTTCAACTTGAGACATTTAG AGATGGAAGTGGTGGCCCAGCAAAAATACAG CCACTTCAGAAGAAATATATGAGACTCTCTACTCAAGTCACCATTGGCTTAATACAAAGATTTTTGGCAGCTAAACTACACTTGGAATCTGCCAACATG GTAGGTATCCTGTTTGACAAGACAGAAATGGGGAAAGATTTAACTCTAAAATACATCAGCGAAAATCTCTGGACCCAAGAG gAAAATTCTTCTGGACCACTGATTCTTCATTACAGAGCAGTGGATGTAAAAACCTGA
- the LOC140935474 gene encoding uncharacterized protein, with translation MVRTLISSHLVRMYLNFCVESNFEPLGRSTLFNIIKVCGASLKKSLAGLDSTQTDGVQALATLEDITHQLKQAGLDSTMADNILMRLKAGRQYLKTDFKIHTASESPCADHCRVFALSRTEKEYNGQCQHQHTITCDRCEDLKNAVSDLQLALDSGEVHLSPDKREELQHDLSCAAPSIEDWKSHVLRSVHQDAAKSEIVDSLKPSQVLLIIDWAMKFIPTSFRETQRDWFGKKGKSWHLSVAITKAEDGTIETRTYIHLFDECNQNWFSVASIIEDSLTTMKRQKPRLNEAFLRSDNAGCYHCAFLLLSLPSLGQRVGVRIARYDFSEAQAGKDICDRRAAALKSHIRRYINEGNDVKTASDMKAAIDSHGGVKGCYSVVCKVDERSQNMTKHSLSGIQSLNNFVFTESGEMIAWRAYNVGPGKVFSAASLARLGTPQGPTNLQVLQAFNSPDILTGVFRASSSTQEQQPAAPPTDPIAVERIQLEEEERVAFSCPEEGCIKVYQSQSNLQRHLDAGKHLLALERESTYDVIKKKWAETCKSISGSYVEAAQPPTSASASVSHSQSEDPLPTAYMGWALKKTKKSVHFTTKVRQFLREVFLQGEDTGNKAAAEDVAARMRSVRTAEGTKVFTKDEWLTSTQISGYFRRMAALNRSGGLHRREEVRPAPTEPVPEGGESEDEEEDPYEAEAPLIRTRLQIRRELEL, from the exons ATGGTGCGCACACTTATATCCTCCCACCTAGTGCGCATGTACCTGAACTTTTGTGTAGAGTCCAATTTTGAGCCTCTCGGACGCTCCACGCTCTTCAATATAATCAAG gtTTGTGGGGCTTCACTAAAGAAATCGTTAGCCGGTCTTGATAGCACTCAGACAGATGGGGTACAGGCGCTCGCCACTCTTGAAGACATCACTCATCAACTCAAACAAGCCG GACTGGATAGCACAATGGCCGATAACATTCTAATGCGACTCAAAGCAGGTCGGCAGTATCTGAAGACGGATTTCAAGATCCACACAGCCAGCGAATCCCCGTGCGCAGATCACTGCAGAGTGTTCGCCCTCAGTAGGACAGAGAAAGAGTACAACGGTCAGTGCCAACATCAGCATACCATAACCTGTGACCGGTGCGAAGACCTAAAGAATGCTGTCTCAGATCTGCAACTAGCGTTGGATTCAGGTGAAGTACATCTAAG TCCTGATAAGCGAGAGGAGTTACAGCATGATTTGAGCTGCGCTGCGCCGAGCATAGAAGATTGGAAGTCGCACGTTCTCCGTTCAGTTCACCAGGATGCGGCCAAGAGCGAAATTGTTGATAGCCTGAAACCATCACAGGTTCTGCTAATAATAGACTGGGCGATGAAGTTTATTCCCACCAGCTTTCGCGAAACGCAGCGCGACTGGTTTGGAAAGAAGGGGAAGTCCTGGCATCTCTCGGTGGCCATCACTAAAGCAGAAGATGGAACAATTGAG ACACGTACATATATCCACTTATTTGATGAATGCAATCAAAACTGGTTCAGCGTTGCCTCCATCATCGAAGATTCACTAACCACCATGAAGCGACAGAAACCTAGACTGAATGAAGCTTTCCTAAGATCTGACAACGCAGGCTGTTATCACTGCGCATTTCTTCTTCTCAGTCTTCCAAGCCTTGGACAGCGGGTTGGTGTCCGCATAGCTCGTTATGACTTCAGTGAGGCCCAAGCTGGGAAAGACATATGTGACCGCCGAGCCGCCGCATTGAAGAGCCACATTAGGCGCTACATTAATGAAGGCAATGACGTCAAGACAGCAAGTGACATGAAAGCTGCTATTGACTCGCATGGGGGCGTCAAAGGCTGCTACTCAGTGGTGTGCAAGGTTGACGAAAGGTCCCAAAACATGACCAAGCACTCGCTGAGTGGCATACAGTCTTTGAACAACTTCGTGTTCACTGAAAGTGGAGAGATGATCGCTTGGCGGGCCTACAATGTCGGACCCGGAAAGGTCTTTTCCGCGGCGTCGCTAGCGCGTCTCGGTACCCCTCAAGGCCCGACAAACTTACAAGTTCTCCAGGCATTCAATAGTCCTGACATACTGACTGGTGTCTTCCGTGCATCTTCCAGCACGCAAGAACAGCAGCCCGCAGCACCTCCAACGGACCCTATAGCCGTAGAACGGATTCAGCTTGAAGAAGAAGAGCGTGTGGCCTTTAGCTGCCCAGAGGAGGGTTGCATAAAAGTTTACCAAAGTCAAAGCAACCTTCAGCGTCACCTCGATGCCGGGAAACACCTTCTCGCGTTAGAGAGAGAGTCTACGTACGACGTGATAAAGAAAAAGTGGGCAGAGACCTGCAAGTCAATTTCTGGTAGCTACGTGGAAGCAGCTCAGCCGCCCACATCTGCATCCGCCTCAGTTTCCCACAGCCAGTCGGAAGACCCGCTGCCAACAGCTTACATGGGCTGGGCATTAAAAAAGACCAAGAAGTCTGTTCATTTCACCACTAAAGTGCGCCAATTTTTGCGTGAAGTCTTCCTTCAAGGAGAGGACACCGGGAATAAAGCAGCGGCTGAGGATGTAGCAGCACGAATGAGGTCCGTGCGAACCGCTGAGGGAACGAAGGTATTTACCAAAGACGAGTGGCTGACATCTACCCAGATCTCCGGATATTTCAGAAGAATGGCCGCATTAAACAGGAGTGGGGGTCTTCATAGAAGAGAGGAGGTGAGGCCAGCGCCAACAGAACCGGTACCCGAGGGAGGAGAAAGCGAAGATGAGGAGGAAGACCCATATGAGGCTGAAGCTCCCCTTATCAGAACACGGCTTCAAATCAGGAGGGAGCTAGAACTGTAA